The genomic stretch TTTTAGTGGGGTAGAAACTAAAGGCTGCTATCTCTCCAAAACTCCCTACCTTTCTTCCTCCATAGGAAGCTCCGTGGGCCTGAGCACAATCTTCCAAAAGAAAAAAACCGTATTTCTCCTTCAAGGCCAGAATTGCCTCCATATCACAGGGTAACCCATAGAGATGTACTACAATAACACCCTTTATATTTTTTTCTCGTTCCAAAACTCTTTCAAGATACGAAGAATCCAGATTAAACGTCTCTTCATCAACATCGCAAAAAACAGGGATACCCCCACACTGAACGATTGCACTTGCCGTCGCCACAAAGGTAAAAGGAGTGGTTACAATTTTATCGCCCTCTTGTGCCCCCAATGCTTTCAAAGCTACAAAAAGTGCCGAGGTTCCGCTACTCGTAGCAACTGCTTCTTTGACACCAATGTACCTGGCAAACTCTTCTTCAAAGAGTTCAACCTGTCGACCTCGCGCAAGAAATCCCGAATCGAGAACCTCCAGAACTGCGTTTTTTTCCTCTTCCCCCAGAAAGGGTTTACTGAGTGGTATTTCCATTTCTCTATCCTCACTTCTTCAAAGTCCCTAAATAAGAACAATAATTTTCAAAATTAGAACGCATCTCCTCTAAGGAGTCTCCACCAAATTTTCTCCGGTAGGCATCCGCCAGGACCCAGGATACCATGGATTCCCCTACCGCCAGAGCTCGGGGCACCGCACAGACATCGGAACGTTCATACCGAGCCCGAGCCGGCTCTTTTGACTCTACATCCACGCTCTGCAGGCCTTGCAAAAGGGTGGGAATCGGCTTCATTGCACACCGAACCCACACCACTTCCCCGGTTGAAATACCACCTTCGATACCACCGCTACGATTGGTTT from Atribacterota bacterium encodes the following:
- a CDS encoding DegT/DnrJ/EryC1/StrS family aminotransferase, yielding MEIPLSKPFLGEEEKNAVLEVLDSGFLARGRQVELFEEEFARYIGVKEAVATSSGTSALFVALKALGAQEGDKIVTTPFTFVATASAIVQCGGIPVFCDVDEETFNLDSSYLERVLEREKNIKGVIVVHLYGLPCDMEAILALKEKYGFFLLEDCAQAHGASYGGRKVGSFGEIAAFSFYPTKNMTTGEGGMVVTANTELAERCRMLINHGSKKRYYHEMLGYNFRMTDIAAAIGRVQLKKLEKANEQRCLNAAFYSRALRDLFPLVVTPKVPEGRGSVFHQYTLTLREKRNELLTFLRSAGVGCEVYYPIPLHKQPFLAEIMKDCSFPVAESLADRVLSIPVHPQLKEDELKVIVSLIREFFTL